From the genome of Chanos chanos chromosome 5, fChaCha1.1, whole genome shotgun sequence, one region includes:
- the csdc2a gene encoding cold shock domain-containing protein C2a, with the protein MADSSSPSKTPLCPPHTPLSLSFPFLREGSRVWDRRPPQSGGLPSPLPTKRNRTYSATVRARSGPVFKGVCKNFSRSQGHGFIRPSNGGEDIFVHISDIEGEYVPVEGDEVTYKVCPIPPKNQKIQAVEVVITHLTPGTKHETWSGQIISS; encoded by the exons ATGGCAGACTCCTCATCCCCATCCAAAACCCCACTGTGCCCTCCACACACCCCCCTGTCGCTCTCGTTCCCCTTCCTGAGGGAGGGGAGCCGCGTGTGGGACAGGAGGCCACCTCAGTCTGGGGGACTGCCCAGTCCGCTGCCGACTAAACGCAACCGAACGTACTCCGC CACGGTCCGGGCCAGGTCGGGGCCAGTGTTCAAGGGCGTTTGCAAGAACTTCTCAAGGTCACAGGGTCATGGGTTCATACGCCCTTCCAATGGAGGAGAGGACATATTTGTTCACATTtctga TATCGAGGGGGAATATGTTCCCGTCGAGGGGGATGAGGTGACGTACAAGGTTTGTCCCATACCACCCAAAAACCAGAAGATCCAAGCTGTGGAGGTGGTCATCACTCACCTCACACCCGGAACCAAGCACGAGACCTGGTCCGGCCAGATCATCAGCTCCTGA
- the phf5a gene encoding PHD finger-like domain-containing protein 5A, which yields MAKHHPDLIFCRKQAGVAIGRLCEKCDGKCVICDSYVRPCTLVRICDECNYGSYQGRCVICGGPGVSDAYYCKECTIQEKDRDGCPKIVNLGSSKTDLFYERKKYGFKKR from the exons ATGGCTAAACATCACCCAGACTTGATATTCTGCAGAAAACAAGCCGGTGTCG CCATTGGCAGATTATGTGAAAAAT GTGACGGAAAGTGCGTTATCTGTGATTCCTATGTCCGACCTTGCACGCTTGTACGCATCTGTGATGAATGCAATTACGGGTCATATCAAGGACGCTGTGTCATATGCGGAGGGCCGGGCGTGTCGGATGCATACTACTGCAAAGAGTGCACCATCCAGGAGAAAGAT CGAGATGGCTGCCCCAAGATTGTGAACCTTGGCAGTTCAAAAACAGACCTGTtctatgagagaaaaaagtatgGTTTCAAGAAGAGGTGA
- the gucy2cb gene encoding heat-stable enterotoxin receptor, translating into MPCLNGKYMMNVVLLEDKDLPWSIQYVEGPVDKAIHQINSRAGVQHNLTASYNGFQTTFYKHKGCSSSICEGVEILKNLTNTGDIGCTLLGPTCTYATFQLVDLEIGLNVNMPIISAGSFGVSCDYKANLTRLLPPARKVSTFFLHFWKYQDRTKPEWNNTYIYKKSTNTEDCFWYINALETASAYFAPTLERRVVLRTEESLRMAFANKNRDSNLFIICGTPDDIVHLKNGSLKYDSEVAIILIDLYSDKYYKEKSFPDMRNVLVLTMPDTRNYTITEINGTATMNDYVAAYHDAVLLFEKVMRNIWNKPGAELEGMEFVNSNLFRSVSFEGIAGPYELDERGDRDVTFSVIYTNLQNEYKVLYEFNTTINETVLVDLNPSFIWADHCLPEDRPKPMLKAAGLEQHEIIVLVLGTSMVGVMASIAFIFYWQNRSYRRSQKRWSHIPSDLVTPLESTEHNMVSLKIEEDGKKNKSFKIRRARYDKKIVILKELKHSDGYFNEVQRIELNTLLQIDYYNLTKFYGTVKIDQEVLGVFEYGERGSLKYVLNDKISYPEETFMDWEFKISVMYDIAKGMSYLHSSNIAVHGRLKSTNCVVDNRMVVKITDFGFNTILSPSRDLWTAPEHLRKQGISQKGDVYSFAIIAQEIMMRKCTFYTQACSDRAEKLARVQYPGITSFFRPDLDFETAGERELEVYMLIKSCWDEDPDKRPDFKRIESMLGKIVSLHNEANESYMGNLIRRLQMYSRNLEHLVEERTALYKAERDRADNLNFMLLPGPVVRSLKETGSVEPELFDEVTIYFSDIVGFATLCHYSTPIEVVDMLNDIYKNFDSILDNHDVYKVETIGDAYMVASGLPQRNGNRHAMDISSMALDILEFMGTFELRHLPGLPVWIRIGIHSGPCAAGVVGIKMPRYCLFGDTVNTASRMESTGLPLRIHVSQSTLNILKLTDCKFEYEERGKTYLKGKGMEMTYWLTGITGQDYNLPTPPTVENFQRLQQDLAQMIQTCLEKRSLSMEKRKTLSTRLKRVVGDEGQGDSQPEYLHLATVDNQSTDQ; encoded by the exons ATGCCTTGCCTTAATGGAAAATATATGATGAATGTGGTTTTGCTAGAAGACAAAGACTTACCTTGGAGTATTCAGTACGTGGAAGGACCAGTCGACAAAGCCATTCACCAAATCAATTCTCGAGCTG gTGTGCAGCACAATCTAACTGCCAGCTACAACGGGTTCCAGACTACATTTTATAAACACAAAGGCTGTAGCAGCTCTATCTGTGAGGGTGTAGAAATTCTGAAGAACCTGACT aaTACAGGAGACATTGGCTGTACTCTACTGGGACCGACCTGTACTTACGCAACCTTCCAATTGGTGGA TCTTGAGATTGGTCTGAATGTCAACATGCCAATCATCTCAGCCGGAAGCTTCGGTGTGTCATGTGACTACAAGGCTAACCTCACCCGTTTGCTGCCTCCAGCGCGCAAGGTCTCCACCTTCTTCCTTCACTTCTGGAAATACCAGGATCGCACTAAGCCTGAGTGGAACAACACGTACATCTATaagaaatcaacaaacacagaggatTGTTTTTG gTACATCAATGCTCTGGAGACAGCCTCTGCTTACTTTGCTCCCACTCTGGAGAGGCGTGTGGTACTGAGGACAGAAGAGAGCCTCCGCATGGCTTTTGCCAATAAGAACAGGGACAGTAACT TGTTTATCATTTGTGGAACGCCGGATGACATAGTTCACCTGAAGAACGGAAGTCTAAAATATGATAGCGAAGTCGCTATCATATTGATCGACCTCTACAG tgacaaatACTACAAGGAGAAATCATTTCCAGACATGAGGAACGTGTTGGTTCTCACCATGCCCGATACCAGAAACTATACCATCACAGAAATCAACGGTACCGCTACG ATGAACGACTATGTGGCAGCGTATCACGATGCTGTGCTGCTGTTTGAGAAGGTGATGAGAAATATTTGGAATAAGCCGGGGGCGGAACTGGAGGGAATGGAGTTTGTCAACAGCAACCTCTTCAGGAGTGTGTCGTTTGAAG GTATTGCCGGACCCTATGAGCTGGATGAACGTGGAGATAGAGACGTCACGTTTTCAGTGATCTACACCAATTTGCAGAATGAG TACAAAGTTCTGTATGAAttcaacaccaccatcaacgAAACCGTTCTGGTCGACCTAAATCCTTCGTTCATTTGGGCCGACCACTGTCTCCCAGAAGACCGGCCGAAGCCTATGTTAAAAGCAGCAG GTCTTGAACAACATGAAATTATTGTCCTGGTTTTGGGAACATCCATGGTGGGAGTGATGGCCTCAATCGCCTTCATCTTTTACTG GCAAAACAGGTCCTACCGTCGCAGTCAGAAACGATGGTCTCATATTCCTTCTGATCTAGTCACGCCTCTGGAGTCCACCGAGCACAACATGGTTTCTCTCAAG ATTGAAGAGGACGGCAAGAAAAATAAGAGTTTCAAAATTCGTCGGGCACGCTACGATAAGAAG attGTGATCCTTAAGGAGCTGAAACACTCAGATGGCTATTTTAATGAAGTCCAAAGAATAGAACTGAACACG CTCCTCCAAATCGATTATTACAATTTGACAAAATTCTACGGGACAGTCAAGATCGACCAGGAGGTGCTGGGTGTGTTTGAATATGGCGAGAGGGGATCCCTTAAG TATGTCCTCAATGACAAGATCTCATACCCAGAGGAGACCTTCATGGACTGGGAGTTTAAAATTTCTGTCATGTACGATATTGCAAAG GGTATGTCATATCTGCACTCCAGCAATATCGCGGTTCACGGACGCCTGAAATCCACTAACTGTGTAGTGGACAATCGCATGGTGGTGAAGATCACCGACTTTGGCTTTAACACCATTCTCAGTCCAAGCAGAG atctGTGGACAGCTCCAGAGCACTTGCGGAAACAGGGCATCTCTCAGAAGGGGGATGTCTACAGTTTTGCCATCATTGCCCAGGAAATCATGATGAGGAAGTGTACCTTTTACACACAGGCCTGTTCTGACCGAGCCG AAAAGTTGGCCAGAGTACAATATCCCGGTATAACTTCCTTCTTCAGACCTGACTTAGACTTTGAAACAGCTGGTGAAAGAGAGTTGGAg GTATACATGCTCATCAAAAGCTGCTGGGATGAGGATCCAGATAAAAGGCCCGACTTTAAGAGGATCgagagcatgctgggaaagaTTGTCAG CCTGCACAACGAGGCCAATGAGAGCTACATGGGAAACCTGATCCGCCGTCTGCAGATGTACTCCCGCAATCTGGAGCACCTGGTGGAGGAGAGAACGGCTCTGtacaaggcagagagagaccgTGCTGACAACCTCAACTTCATGCTGCTGCCGGG tccGGTGGTACGCTCACTGAAGGAGACGGGCAGCGTGGAACCAGAGCTCTTTGATGAGGTCACCATCTACTTCAGTGACATAGTAGGATTCGCCACTCTCTGTCACTACAGCACACCCATCGAGGTGGTGGACATGCTGAATGACATCTACAAAAACTTTGACAGCATCCTGGACAACCATGATGTTTATAAG GTGGAGACGATTGGGGACGCGTACATGGTGGCGTCTGGTCTCCCACAGCGAAACGGGAACCGGCATGCCATGGACATTTCTAGCATGGCACTGGACATACTGGAGTTTATGGGAACCTTTGAGCTGCGCCATCTCCCCGGCCTGCCCGTGTGGATCCGCATCGGGATACACTCAG GGCCCTGTGCCGCGGGCGTGGTGGGCATTAAAATGCCGAGATACTGCTTGTTTGGGGACACAGTGAATACTGCCTCCAGAATGGAGTCTACGGGACTAC CCTTGCGGATCCACGTCAGTCAGTCAACGCTAAACATTCTGAAGCTCACAGACTGCAAGTTTGAgtatgaggagagaggaaagacataTTTAAag GGAAAAGGTATGGAGATGACATACTGGTTAACAGGCATCACAGGGCAAGACTACAACCTGCCGACACCCCCCACAGT GGAAAACTTCCAGCGCTTACAGCAGGATCTCGCTCAGATGATCCAGACGTGCCTGGAGAAGCGTTCTCTGAGCATGGAGAAACGGAAGACCCTTTCCACGCGCCTGAAGAGAGTAGTCGGTGATGAAGGGCAAGGTGACAGCCAGCCTGAATACCTACACCTGGCTACTGTGGACAACCAGAGCACAGACCAGTAA
- the aco2 gene encoding aconitate hydratase, mitochondrial, with protein MATYCLTVSRLQLALGHGARRLHVSAALSAKAKVAMSRFESNSHINYEKLQSNLNIVRNRLNRPLTLSEKIVYSHLDDPAGQEIARGRTYLRLRPDRVAMQDATAQMAMLQFISSGLPRVAVPSTIHCDHLIEAQSGGPKDLQRAKEVNQEVYNFLASAGAKYGVGFWKPGSGIIHQIILENYAYPGVMLIGTDSHTPNGGGLGSICIGVGGADAVDVMAGIPWELKCPNVIGVKLTGTLSGWTSPKDVILKVAGILTVKGGTGAIVEYHGPGVDSISCTGMATICNMGAEIGATTSVFPYNHRMRTYLEKTGRGEIASLADEYKDLLVPDAGCEYDQLIEINLSELKPHINGPFTPDLAHPVSEIGSVAEKNGWPLDVKVGLIGSCTNSSYEDMGRAASLAKQALDHGLKCKAQFTVTPGSEQIRATIERDGYAKILSDVGGVVLANACGPCIGQWDRRDVKKGEKNTIVTSFNRNFTARNDANPATHAFVTSPEIVTALAIAGSLSFNPETDYLTAPNGEKFKLEPPTGDELPARDFDPGQDTYQHPPADGSSLRVDVSPQSNRLQLLEPFDKWNGKDLEDLQVLIKVKGKCTTDHISAAGPWLKFRGHLDNISNNLLIGAVNIENDAVNKIRNHLTGEYGGVPDVARHYKKNGLSWVVIGDENYGEGSSREHAALEPRHLGGRAIIVKSFARIHETNLKKQGLLPLTFSDPTDYDKIRPDDKISIKGLESFAPGKPLQAVIKHADGTEETIQLNHSFNETQIEWFQAGSALNRMKELQH; from the exons ATGGCAACTTACTGCTTAACTGTCAGCCGGCTTCAG cttgcTCTGGGGCACGGAGCACGGCGGCTGCATGTGTCGGCCGCCTTGAGCGCGAAGGCCAAAGTGGCGATGAGCCGCTTTGAGTCAAACTCCCACATCAATTATGAGAAACTCCAGTCCAACTTAAACATTGTGCGCAACAG ACTGAATCGTCCCCTCACCTTATCTGAGAAGATTGTCTACAGCCATCTTGACGACCCTGCGGGTCAGGAGATAGCGCGAGGGCGTACATATCTGCGTCTGCGGCCTGACCGCGTGGCCATGCAGGATGCCACGGCCCAGATGGCCATGCTGCAGTTCATCAGCAGCGGACTGCCCAGAGTAGCTGTGCCCTCCACCATCCACTGTGACCATCTGATCGAGGCTCAGAGCGGAGGTCCCAAAGACCTGCAGAGGGCAAAG GAGGTGAATCAGGAGGTTTATAACTTTCTTGCCAGTGCTGGAGCCAAATATGGTGTTGGTTTTTGGAAACCAGGTTCTGGAATCATCCACCAG ATTATTCTGGAAAACTACGCTTACCCTGGTGTCATGCTGATTGGCACGGACTCTCACACGCCTAACGGGGGCGGTCTAGGAAGTATCTGCATAGGAGTGGGCGGGGCTGATGCAGTAGATGTCATGGCTGGAATCCCCTGGGAGCTGAAGTGTCCCAAT GTAATTGGAGTGAAGCTGACGGGCACTCTCTCGGGCTGGACCTCCCCGAAGGATGTCATCCTGAAGGTGGCAGGGATCCTGACAGTGAAGGGTGGCACTGGAGCTATCGTGGAGTACCACGGCCCTGGTGTCGACTCCATCTCCTGTACTG GAATGGCCACAATCTGCAACATGGGAGCTGAAATCGGGGCCACCACTTCTGTCTTCCCTTACAATCACAGAATGAGGACGTACCTGGAGAAGACAGGAAGGGGGG AAATCGCCTCTCTGGCTGATGAGTATAAGGATCTGCTGGTGCCTGATGCTGGCTGTGAATACGACCAGCTGATTGAGATAAACCTCAGCGAG CTAAAGCCCCATATCAACGGCCCCTTCACTCCAGACCTGGCGCATCCTGTCTCAGAAATTGGCTCAGTGGCCGAGAAGAATGGCTGGCCCCTGGATGTCAAAGTCG GTCTCATTGGAAGCTGCACCAACTCCAGCTATGAGGACATGGGAAGAGCTGCTTCACTGGCCAAGCAGGCTCTGGATCACGGCCTCAAGTGCAAGGCCCAGTTCACCGTCACTCCCGGGTCGGAGCAGATCCGTGCCAccatagagagagatggatat GCTAAGATCCTGAGTGATGTTGGTGGAGTGGTCCTGGCAAATGCCTGTGGACCCTGCATTGGACAGTGGGACAG GCGTGATGtgaagaagggagagaagaacACCATTGTCACGTCCTTTAACAGAAACTTCACCGCTAGAAATGATGCTAATCCTGCTACCCATGCTTTTGTCACTTCTCCAGAG ATTGTCACCGCACTAGCCATCGCAGGGTCGCTGAGTTTTAACCCTGAGACAGACTACCTCACGGCACCAAACGGGGAGAAGTTCAAACTGGAGCCACCGACGGGCGACGAGCTGCCAGCCCGAGACTTTGATCCAGGCCAGGACACCTACCAGCACCCCCCCGCTGATGGTTCTTCCCTGAGAGTGGACGTCAGCCCCCAGAGCAACCGCCTGCAGCTGCTGGAACCCTTCGACAAATGGAACGGCAAAGACCTGGAGGACCTGCAAGTGCTCATCAAG GTGAAGGGCAAGTGCACCACGGACCACATCAGTGCTGCTGGACCTTGGCTCAAATTCCGCGGTCACCTGGACAACATCTCCAACAACCTGCTCATCGGAGCCGTGAACATCGAGAATGACGCTGTCAATAAGATCCGTAACCATCTGACGGGGGAGTATGGAGGCGTGCCTGATGTGGCCAGACACTACAAG AAGAACGGCCTCTCCTGGGTGGTGATTGGGGATGAGAATTACGGGGAGGGCTCCAGCAGAGAGCACGCCGCCCTGGAGCCCAGACATTTGGGAGGACGGGCCATTATCGTAAAGAGCTTTGCCAGGAtccatg aaacaaatttgaaaaaacagGGTCTGCTTCCCTTGACCTTCTCTGACCCCACTGACTATGACAAAATCCGCCCAGATGACAAGATCTCCATCAAAGGCCTTGAGAGTTTTGCTCCTGGAAAG cctCTGCAAGCAGTGATAAAACACGCCGATGGCACCGAGGAGACTATTCAGCTGAATCACTCCTTCAATGAGACACAGATTGAGTGGTTCCAGGCAGGCAGTGCCCTAAACAGGATGAAGGAGCTGCAGCATTGA